From the genome of Candidatus Electrothrix communis, one region includes:
- the hisD gene encoding histidinol dehydrogenase, whose translation MTIRIESYATDQGKKSMDGLRDRFALADSKCAQTVTDILEQVRSRGDEAVLEYTRRFDAPELTREAFKVSEEEFAQAAEAVDEDFMATLAFAAERIRLFHEREMEDSWMMTRDDGTITGRLVRPVDSAGLYVPGGQGGSTPLVSSVLMNAIPAGIAGVQQRIMMTPPNKEGKIAPALLMAAREVGVTEVYKAGSAWAIAALAFGTESVPAVDVIIGPGNQFVTEAKRQVMGRVRIDMIAGPSEVLIVADHAANPAYIAADMLAQAEHDPMALALLLTTETSVAEAVKVELEKQLPNLTREDIARTSLQQRGLILVVDSVEEGIALANDIAIEHLELQVEEPWQWLPMIKHAGAIFLGPHTPEAAGDYVAGPNHVLPTMGTARISSALGVETFLKKSSIISYSRQALLNDAVHIQRLAQLEGLSAHANSVAVRVK comes from the coding sequence ATGACCATTCGTATTGAAAGCTATGCAACAGATCAGGGCAAAAAAAGCATGGACGGGCTGCGGGATCGCTTTGCCCTTGCTGACAGCAAGTGTGCCCAAACCGTGACCGATATTCTGGAGCAGGTGCGCAGTCGGGGCGATGAAGCCGTGTTGGAGTATACCCGTCGTTTTGATGCACCAGAGCTGACCCGAGAAGCATTCAAGGTGAGCGAGGAAGAGTTTGCCCAGGCAGCAGAGGCCGTTGATGAGGACTTCATGGCAACCCTTGCCTTTGCCGCCGAGCGGATTCGCCTGTTTCATGAACGGGAAATGGAAGATTCCTGGATGATGACCCGCGATGACGGCACCATTACCGGGCGTTTGGTTCGACCAGTGGATTCAGCAGGCTTGTATGTGCCGGGAGGGCAGGGCGGCTCCACCCCTCTGGTCTCGTCGGTGCTGATGAATGCCATTCCTGCAGGCATTGCCGGGGTGCAGCAGCGGATCATGATGACCCCGCCGAATAAGGAAGGAAAAATTGCTCCGGCCCTGCTTATGGCAGCCAGGGAAGTGGGAGTCACCGAAGTCTATAAGGCCGGATCAGCCTGGGCCATTGCGGCCCTGGCCTTTGGCACGGAATCTGTGCCTGCGGTGGATGTCATTATCGGGCCGGGCAATCAGTTTGTCACCGAGGCCAAGCGGCAGGTCATGGGCAGGGTACGCATTGATATGATTGCTGGTCCCAGTGAGGTGCTGATCGTTGCCGATCATGCAGCGAATCCTGCCTATATTGCCGCGGATATGCTGGCCCAGGCTGAGCATGATCCTATGGCCTTGGCCTTGCTCCTGACCACCGAAACTTCGGTTGCCGAGGCGGTTAAAGTTGAATTGGAGAAGCAGTTGCCGAACCTGACTCGGGAGGATATCGCCAGAACCTCTTTGCAGCAGCGGGGGCTCATCCTGGTGGTGGACAGCGTGGAAGAGGGTATTGCCCTGGCCAATGACATCGCCATTGAGCATCTGGAACTCCAGGTGGAAGAGCCTTGGCAGTGGTTGCCCATGATCAAGCATGCTGGCGCGATCTTCCTTGGTCCCCATACCCCGGAGGCGGCTGGCGATTATGTGGCCGGTCCCAACCATGTCCTGCCCACTATGGGCACGGCCCGCATTTCCTCTGCTCTTGGGGTGGAGACCTTTCTTAAGAAGAGTTCGATCATCTCTTATTCTCGCCAGGCTTTGCTTAATGATGCTGTGCATATTCAGCGATTGGCTCAGCTGGAGGGGTTGAGTGCTCATGCCAATTCTGTGGCTGTTCGGGTGAAATAG
- a CDS encoding DUF2058 family protein has product MGNPLQDQLLKAGLVNKKQASKVKQEQYVQTKKKKKGKSVRKNARKPISQAEVARAAEVARNKQISRKQAEERQQHEQQAQIKQLVIQNRVERDEKNGQAYHFALGKKIHRIFIAEEMIDRLCQGQLGIVQLADSFEVVPAKVARQVAERDKGAVISLREPGPGDDEIW; this is encoded by the coding sequence ATGGGTAACCCTCTTCAGGACCAGCTCCTCAAGGCAGGGCTGGTTAATAAGAAACAGGCCAGTAAGGTAAAGCAAGAACAGTACGTTCAGACGAAAAAGAAGAAAAAGGGCAAGTCTGTCAGGAAAAATGCCAGGAAACCGATCAGTCAGGCTGAGGTGGCTCGGGCTGCTGAGGTGGCCCGCAATAAGCAGATCAGTCGCAAGCAGGCTGAGGAAAGACAGCAGCATGAGCAGCAGGCCCAGATTAAGCAACTTGTCATCCAGAATCGTGTGGAACGGGACGAGAAGAACGGTCAGGCCTATCATTTTGCCCTGGGAAAAAAGATCCACCGTATTTTTATAGCTGAGGAGATGATTGACCGGCTTTGTCAGGGGCAATTAGGTATTGTTCAGCTTGCTGACAGCTTTGAGGTGGTGCCTGCCAAGGTGGCCCGTCAGGTAGCGGAGCGCGATAAAGGGGCTGTGATTTCTCTGCGGGAACCGGGACCAGGAGATGATGAAATCTGGTGA
- a CDS encoding hemolysin family protein: MLLELVLAVSFAVFTSAFCSLLEAVLYSLPMSRIELLANTRPITSSILKKLKENIDQPITAILTLNTIANTMGAAVAGAAAASVFGANNLIWFSVFFTLVILLFSEILPKTIGVEFNGSLAPYVARPLQLMVVVLKPIIVVCQAMTRLIPKSSGSQVSAEEVIAIARMSRKSGEIERDQEKVITNIIDLRHKAVRQVMTPRTVTFTLSREMTVAQAALLTEQWRIHSRVPVYGRDSNDVVGIVLSYEVMQAAAEGKLECRLEEIMQPVHFVPEIAPLNKVMLEFFEESQHLFVVVDEYGSVTGVISLEDILEEIIGREIVDESDSTQNMRALARAAGKERSLSSSGSTNGQEVKKLNKEEGRR; this comes from the coding sequence ATGCTTTTGGAACTTGTTCTTGCTGTCAGTTTTGCCGTGTTTACTTCCGCATTCTGTAGCCTGCTGGAGGCGGTGCTCTATTCTCTCCCCATGAGTCGTATTGAGCTGCTGGCGAATACACGACCGATAACTTCGTCTATCCTCAAGAAGTTGAAGGAGAATATAGACCAACCCATTACGGCTATCCTTACCCTGAACACCATAGCCAATACTATGGGGGCCGCTGTTGCCGGTGCTGCTGCTGCGTCGGTTTTTGGGGCAAACAATCTTATCTGGTTTTCCGTTTTTTTCACCTTGGTGATTCTTCTTTTTTCAGAGATTCTGCCCAAGACCATAGGGGTGGAATTCAATGGTTCGTTGGCGCCCTATGTGGCCCGTCCTCTTCAGCTGATGGTTGTTGTTCTGAAACCGATTATTGTGGTCTGTCAGGCCATGACCCGTCTGATTCCCAAATCGTCTGGATCGCAGGTTTCAGCGGAAGAGGTGATCGCCATTGCTCGCATGAGTCGGAAATCCGGTGAAATAGAAAGAGATCAGGAGAAGGTGATCACCAATATTATTGATCTGCGTCATAAGGCGGTGCGCCAGGTCATGACCCCGAGGACGGTCACTTTCACCCTGAGCAGGGAGATGACGGTGGCTCAGGCGGCTTTGCTGACTGAGCAATGGCGTATTCACAGCCGAGTCCCAGTCTATGGCAGGGACAGCAATGATGTTGTTGGTATTGTGCTCAGTTATGAGGTCATGCAGGCGGCAGCAGAGGGCAAGCTGGAGTGTAGGCTGGAGGAGATTATGCAGCCGGTTCATTTTGTCCCGGAAATCGCACCACTCAACAAGGTGATGTTGGAATTTTTTGAAGAGAGCCAGCATCTTTTTGTGGTGGTGGATGAATACGGCTCTGTGACCGGGGTAATCAGTCTGGAGGATATTCTGGAAGAGATCATCGGTCGGGAAATTGTTGATGAGTCGGACAGTACCCAGAATATGCGGGCTCTTGCCCGCGCCGCAGGAAAGGAACGATCCTTGTCATCATCAGGTTCCACAAATGGACAGGAAGTAAAGAAGTTGAACAAAGAAGAAGGCCGCAGGTAA
- the mobB gene encoding molybdopterin-guanine dinucleotide biosynthesis protein B — protein MNESGEYTSKIFLAQQAGLKAVFQFPYCIVPAMMRLTMPPIITFIGWHDSGKTTLAAQVVRLLKERGYSVAVIKSTKDIGLLPNQEGTDTGAYSKAGADAVTLVAPDQLVMTAAHPEKNLSVLARRFFSDMDLVIGEGFKEAVKVAKIEVFRGQGTRLAEQVNGVIALATDQEIYQDVNQDIPGLSIFRLHQPEKIADFLEKKYIRVHPAHDRKVHLIKIRQGKIMNSMQPFTVTQPTRLHFGAGAVKNLGTTVKDFNGSKVLLVVDPGLVKAGLLDRFTAPLEQEGIPFIVYDEIDPEPGLKLADNGCAIAKEASCDCVIGAGGGSAMDVAKAVAILLTNGGKAVDYLGLGLIKKPGVPKIMIPTSAGTGAEVTFTAVFINEETGSKGGMNGDPLYPDAAILDPELTLSLPAKVTAYTGIDALTHALEAYTSTQAHTISEMYSLEAIDLIARNLPAACANGGNLAARSAMLMGSLLGGKALATAGVGLVHAMAYPMGGMFKVPHGLANAVLLPYVVQYNLPGNYEKFALLAEVLGQNTEGLSRRHAASLCVEALYDLNADVGIPATLKDLDIPFDQIPKMAEIALTVTRPVENNPRQPSLADVIAVYERAYRHEIVL, from the coding sequence ATGAATGAATCAGGAGAATATACCAGTAAAATTTTTCTCGCGCAACAAGCAGGACTCAAGGCTGTTTTTCAGTTTCCATATTGCATTGTCCCTGCTATGATGCGTCTCACTATGCCCCCCATTATTACCTTCATAGGCTGGCACGATTCCGGGAAGACCACCCTGGCAGCCCAGGTTGTCCGTTTGCTGAAAGAGCGCGGCTATTCTGTGGCAGTGATTAAATCCACCAAGGACATCGGGCTGTTGCCGAACCAGGAGGGAACGGATACCGGTGCCTATAGCAAGGCTGGCGCTGATGCTGTCACGCTGGTTGCTCCGGACCAGCTGGTTATGACCGCTGCTCACCCGGAAAAGAATCTATCCGTCTTGGCCCGACGTTTTTTCTCTGATATGGATCTGGTCATTGGCGAGGGCTTTAAAGAGGCCGTCAAAGTGGCCAAAATTGAGGTTTTCCGGGGGCAGGGCACTCGCCTTGCTGAGCAGGTCAACGGCGTCATTGCCTTGGCAACGGATCAGGAAATTTATCAGGATGTGAATCAGGATATCCCCGGTCTTTCTATCTTTCGTCTTCATCAGCCGGAAAAAATAGCAGATTTTCTGGAAAAAAAATATATTCGAGTACACCCTGCGCACGATCGCAAGGTCCATTTGATCAAAATAAGACAAGGTAAAATTATGAACAGTATGCAACCCTTCACCGTGACCCAGCCCACTCGTCTTCACTTTGGTGCTGGAGCGGTTAAAAATCTCGGCACGACCGTCAAAGATTTCAACGGCAGCAAGGTTCTGCTGGTGGTCGATCCCGGCCTGGTCAAGGCGGGCCTGCTCGACCGCTTTACAGCCCCTCTGGAACAAGAAGGTATTCCCTTTATTGTCTACGATGAGATCGACCCGGAACCGGGCTTGAAACTGGCTGATAATGGCTGTGCTATTGCCAAAGAGGCTAGCTGTGATTGTGTAATCGGCGCAGGCGGCGGCTCTGCAATGGATGTGGCCAAGGCCGTGGCTATTCTGCTGACCAACGGTGGCAAGGCGGTTGATTATCTCGGACTGGGCCTGATCAAAAAACCGGGTGTACCCAAGATTATGATCCCTACTTCTGCAGGAACCGGTGCTGAGGTGACCTTTACTGCCGTGTTCATCAACGAGGAAACCGGTTCCAAGGGCGGAATGAACGGTGATCCCCTGTACCCGGATGCTGCCATCCTTGATCCCGAACTAACCCTCAGCCTGCCTGCCAAGGTGACCGCCTATACCGGCATCGATGCCCTGACCCATGCCCTAGAGGCCTATACCTCCACCCAGGCTCATACCATTTCAGAGATGTATTCCCTGGAGGCCATTGATCTGATTGCCCGCAATCTGCCTGCGGCCTGCGCCAACGGGGGCAATCTTGCGGCCCGTTCCGCTATGCTCATGGGATCTCTGCTGGGCGGCAAGGCTTTGGCTACAGCCGGAGTTGGTCTGGTCCATGCTATGGCCTATCCTATGGGGGGGATGTTCAAGGTTCCACACGGGCTGGCCAATGCGGTTCTTCTGCCCTATGTGGTGCAGTATAATCTGCCAGGAAATTACGAGAAATTTGCTCTGCTTGCTGAGGTTCTTGGCCAGAATACTGAAGGGCTGTCTCGACGCCATGCTGCCTCTCTCTGTGTTGAGGCTCTGTATGACCTGAATGCCGATGTGGGTATTCCCGCCACTCTCAAGGATTTGGATATTCCCTTTGATCAGATTCCCAAGATGGCCGAGATCGCCCTGACCGTAACCCGACCAGTGGAAAACAATCCTCGTCAGCCTTCCCTTGCCGATGTTATTGCCGTGTATGAGCGGGCCTATCGGCATGAGATTGTATTGTAA
- the trpS gene encoding tryptophan--tRNA ligase produces MQRILSGIQPSGQLHIGNYFGMMKTMIASMETSDLFAFIVDLHALTSVQDREKLSAGTLEAAADFLALGLDPEKCTFWVQSDVPEVCELSWILSNMTPMGLLERCHSYKDKVAKGIAANHGLFAYPVLMAADILLYQSEIVPVGKDQKQHLEVARDIAIKFNNTYGETFVVPEPAISESTAIVPGLDGQKMSKSYDNTIPIFLDDKPLRKRVMAVQTDSTPVEDPKDPATCNLYALLKLFATEEKMAEVHGLYVNGGAAYGYLKQDLFELIRDYYADAWTKKKELLQNQDYLREVLQKGAGKARAKAVETLDVVRDRVGLRY; encoded by the coding sequence ATGCAACGTATACTCTCCGGCATTCAGCCTTCTGGCCAACTCCATATCGGCAATTACTTCGGCATGATGAAAACCATGATCGCCAGCATGGAGACCTCGGATCTCTTTGCCTTTATTGTCGACCTTCACGCCCTCACCTCAGTGCAGGATCGCGAGAAACTCTCTGCTGGCACCCTAGAGGCAGCAGCGGATTTCCTCGCCTTAGGGCTTGATCCAGAAAAATGCACCTTCTGGGTCCAATCCGATGTACCTGAGGTCTGTGAGCTCTCCTGGATCTTGTCGAACATGACCCCGATGGGCCTGCTGGAGCGCTGCCATTCTTATAAGGACAAGGTTGCCAAGGGCATTGCCGCTAATCACGGCCTGTTTGCCTATCCCGTACTCATGGCCGCAGACATCCTTCTGTATCAATCGGAAATCGTACCGGTGGGTAAGGACCAGAAGCAGCACCTGGAAGTGGCTCGGGATATTGCCATCAAATTCAATAATACCTATGGGGAGACCTTTGTGGTCCCGGAACCAGCAATCAGCGAGAGCACCGCGATTGTTCCAGGGCTGGACGGACAGAAGATGTCCAAATCCTATGATAACACCATTCCTATCTTCCTGGATGATAAACCGCTGCGTAAACGGGTTATGGCTGTTCAGACAGATTCAACTCCGGTGGAAGACCCGAAAGACCCAGCGACATGCAACCTTTACGCCCTGCTTAAGCTCTTTGCCACTGAGGAGAAGATGGCGGAGGTGCATGGCCTCTATGTCAACGGGGGAGCAGCCTATGGCTACCTGAAACAGGATCTCTTTGAATTGATCCGGGATTATTATGCCGATGCCTGGACAAAAAAGAAAGAGCTGTTACAGAATCAGGATTATTTACGGGAGGTTTTGCAAAAAGGAGCAGGTAAGGCCCGAGCAAAAGCGGTTGAGACCTTAGATGTGGTGCGGGACAGGGTTGGGTTGCGCTATTAG
- the tatA gene encoding twin-arginine translocase TatA/TatE family subunit, which produces MFGLGTPELVVILAIAFLLFGGKKLPEIGSGLGKAISSFKKGLGEVEDTAGLGEMTKKLPGVREVAAVHEKIDKAKDIGKVLTK; this is translated from the coding sequence ATGTTCGGACTCGGAACCCCTGAACTTGTTGTTATCCTGGCTATAGCTTTCCTCCTCTTTGGTGGAAAGAAATTACCAGAGATAGGCTCCGGCCTTGGTAAGGCTATCAGTTCCTTTAAAAAAGGCCTTGGTGAGGTCGAGGATACTGCTGGTCTCGGAGAGATGACCAAGAAACTTCCCGGTGTTCGGGAGGTCGCAGCTGTGCATGAGAAAATTGATAAGGCAAAAGATATCGGTAAAGTGTTGACCAAATAG
- the tatA gene encoding twin-arginine translocase TatA/TatE family subunit, whose product MFGLGMPELIIILVIIVIIFGAGKLPEIGSGIGKGIRNFKDATKSDDDPKPIEDKDNSKES is encoded by the coding sequence ATGTTCGGACTCGGAATGCCTGAACTGATTATCATCCTGGTTATTATTGTTATTATTTTTGGTGCAGGGAAACTGCCAGAAATCGGCTCTGGTATCGGAAAAGGTATCAGGAATTTTAAAGATGCCACAAAAAGCGATGATGACCCGAAACCCATAGAAGACAAGGACAACAGCAAAGAAAGCTGA
- a CDS encoding class I SAM-dependent RNA methyltransferase, which translates to MKHTVTKHTVTIEKIIPGGKGLARTADGQVVMIPFTLPNESVLVKEDTKKSGYIEGELDRVLSPSAARIEPPCSLYGECGGCDLQHGNYQEQLNIKKGIVEESLHRAKVPLEHVQKHVQDTVASPLQWGYRYRLRLKINPAGQLGFFKKRSNEFLPVSHCPVAAQGINSALAELSDSRILQSLAGTCPEIELLESPADGKITLVLRGEKHKTPPSTTLQALATSPYINHVGWTSRKGFQYLSPQADPLSQHVRFGEKSCTLSWSGGCFSQVNPGQNEQLIRLVCELAGALSGDLSGKTVLDLYCGMGNFSIPLGLCGGTVTGIEGNRESIHWAEKNGGHAKIKAHFFTADVRETLKQLSKQGEQADIILLDPPRSGVGKNITLLSRLEPEKIIYVSCDPATLARDLNLLRPHGYMITRVVPVDMFPQTSHVESVVLLERG; encoded by the coding sequence ATGAAGCATACAGTCACAAAGCATACTGTTACTATAGAAAAAATTATACCCGGAGGAAAGGGACTGGCCCGGACAGCTGACGGACAGGTTGTCATGATCCCCTTTACCCTGCCCAACGAGAGCGTGCTGGTCAAAGAAGATACAAAAAAGTCCGGCTACATTGAAGGAGAACTCGACAGGGTGCTTTCCCCTTCAGCCGCTCGGATAGAACCGCCCTGCTCTTTATACGGGGAATGTGGGGGATGTGATTTGCAACATGGCAATTATCAAGAGCAACTCAACATCAAAAAAGGGATTGTTGAAGAGTCGCTGCACCGCGCCAAAGTACCTCTTGAGCATGTACAAAAGCATGTGCAAGATACGGTGGCCTCACCGCTCCAATGGGGATACCGTTATCGCCTTCGCCTCAAGATCAACCCTGCTGGACAGCTCGGTTTCTTCAAAAAAAGAAGTAACGAATTTCTTCCTGTCAGCCACTGCCCGGTGGCAGCACAGGGCATCAACTCCGCCTTGGCCGAACTGAGTGACTCCCGAATCTTACAGTCATTAGCCGGAACATGCCCGGAAATCGAACTACTGGAGTCGCCTGCTGACGGAAAAATCACTCTTGTTCTTCGAGGAGAAAAGCATAAAACCCCACCATCCACAACACTCCAGGCCCTTGCCACAAGCCCTTATATTAACCACGTGGGATGGACTTCACGGAAAGGATTTCAATATCTTTCCCCGCAAGCAGATCCGCTAAGCCAGCATGTTCGGTTTGGTGAAAAAAGCTGTACCTTGTCTTGGTCCGGAGGCTGTTTTTCCCAAGTCAATCCTGGTCAGAACGAGCAGCTGATTCGCTTGGTCTGCGAGCTTGCCGGAGCCCTTTCTGGAGATCTAAGCGGCAAAACCGTCCTCGACCTTTACTGCGGCATGGGCAATTTTTCTATCCCTCTTGGGCTTTGCGGCGGGACCGTAACCGGCATTGAAGGCAATCGGGAAAGTATCCATTGGGCAGAAAAAAACGGCGGGCATGCCAAGATTAAAGCCCATTTTTTCACCGCAGATGTACGCGAAACCCTGAAACAGCTTTCCAAGCAAGGGGAACAGGCGGATATAATCCTCCTTGATCCGCCTCGAAGCGGAGTGGGGAAAAACATTACCTTGCTCTCACGCTTGGAGCCGGAAAAAATTATTTACGTTTCCTGTGATCCAGCCACCCTAGCCCGAGACCTGAATCTCCTCAGGCCTCACGGTTACATGATTACCCGTGTTGTTCCTGTAGATATGTTTCCCCAGACCAGCCATGTTGAATCTGTTGTCCTGCTGGAACGAGGCTAA
- the tatC gene encoding twin-arginine translocase subunit TatC encodes MSAAALIERFRPHHQELRTRLLKSFVAIALTTALAYFFIDHLAAFCTQPLFLAAPTLEKLVYTKLTDAFVSYIKLALLAGIIVSFPYLLYQVWMFISPGLLSKERGVARRVILWSTGLFIGGALFGFFIVLPKTLSFFMSYAGENLEPMPKLGLYLTFVARMVLAFAISFEIPFLMVMTTVVGLVTHDHFKAKRKYFYIAIVVLSFLLTAGEVTATVLLAFPLFALYEAGIIAGRIFISKQKDDGETPSV; translated from the coding sequence ATGAGCGCCGCCGCACTCATAGAGCGTTTTCGTCCGCATCATCAGGAGCTGCGAACAAGGCTTCTTAAATCCTTTGTTGCCATCGCGCTCACCACCGCTCTCGCCTATTTTTTTATAGATCATCTTGCAGCATTCTGTACCCAGCCGCTGTTTTTGGCAGCTCCGACGTTGGAGAAATTGGTCTATACAAAGCTGACCGATGCCTTTGTATCGTACATTAAACTTGCCCTTCTCGCAGGGATTATAGTGAGTTTTCCCTATCTGCTGTATCAAGTTTGGATGTTTATTTCTCCTGGCCTGCTGAGTAAGGAGCGGGGCGTGGCTCGTAGGGTTATTCTCTGGTCGACCGGCCTGTTTATAGGGGGAGCTCTGTTTGGTTTTTTTATTGTTCTCCCGAAAACCTTGTCTTTTTTTATGAGCTATGCCGGAGAAAATTTGGAGCCTATGCCCAAGCTTGGTCTTTACTTGACCTTTGTCGCCCGCATGGTGCTTGCCTTTGCCATCTCTTTTGAAATCCCCTTTCTTATGGTCATGACCACGGTGGTCGGACTCGTTACTCATGATCATTTTAAAGCGAAACGTAAGTATTTTTATATTGCTATCGTTGTTCTTTCCTTCTTGCTTACTGCGGGTGAGGTGACTGCGACGGTTTTACTTGCCTTTCCTTTGTTTGCTCTTTATGAAGCCGGGATTATTGCCGGACGAATTTTTATCAGTAAACAGAAAGACGACGGCGAAACTCCATCTGTTTAG
- the tatB gene encoding Sec-independent protein translocase protein TatB: MFGIGLPEMIVILAVALIVVGPDKLPELARSLAKGVNELKNTMNQVKESLNEETKIVSSVQQDLQQTAGQMKTHLLEDVTKNPNQWKREGETPPASDTADTAEDDEVIEVESLAPRSWEEETEPVLQEDSASDQQAELAEGGVDNEAEQHEGEGGEKTSDEDISAQRPSSVI; this comes from the coding sequence ATGTTTGGAATAGGTTTGCCAGAAATGATCGTGATTCTGGCTGTAGCATTGATTGTGGTTGGACCGGACAAGCTCCCGGAGTTGGCTCGTTCGCTGGCAAAGGGTGTTAACGAGTTGAAGAACACCATGAACCAGGTGAAAGAGAGCCTGAACGAAGAAACCAAGATCGTCAGCTCGGTGCAACAGGATCTTCAGCAGACAGCTGGTCAGATGAAGACACATCTGCTCGAAGATGTAACAAAGAATCCCAATCAGTGGAAGCGGGAAGGTGAGACGCCTCCTGCTTCAGATACTGCTGATACCGCAGAAGACGATGAGGTCATTGAAGTAGAATCTCTGGCCCCGCGTTCGTGGGAAGAGGAAACAGAGCCTGTTCTCCAAGAAGACAGTGCTTCTGATCAGCAAGCTGAGCTTGCTGAAGGTGGTGTTGATAATGAAGCGGAACAGCATGAGGGCGAGGGGGGTGAGAAGACCTCCGATGAAGATATCTCAGCACAGCGACCTTCTTCTGTCATATGA
- a CDS encoding DUF1972 domain-containing protein: MKKIIITGIRGVPAQHGGFETFAEHLYRHLVARKWKVVIYCQEDGIAGPVYQSEWEGVTRIHVPVKRKGPIGTIIFDLKSVLHSLQYDGVFLTLGYNTAMFNFLYRMKGKKNIINMDGIEWKRQKWGRLAKIWFWLNEGLGCFFGNALIADHPCIVDHLAKRASREKITMIPYGGDEVLEANEKILNQYSITKKKYAILIARAEPENSIFELVSAFSAQKRGINFVILGNYDPDVNIYHQKVIDAASEEVLFLGAIYDTDKIRALRFFAQFYVHGHQVGGTNPSLVEALGAGNAILAHNNIFNRWVAKDAAIYFNDLLSLEKAFEKLIEKKSLIEMLESKAAENFLRFKWDKILAAYEQLLLSFL; this comes from the coding sequence GTGAAAAAAATTATCATTACAGGAATTCGTGGTGTACCAGCACAACACGGCGGTTTCGAGACATTCGCTGAGCACCTTTACCGCCATTTGGTTGCGCGTAAGTGGAAAGTAGTAATTTATTGTCAGGAGGATGGAATAGCTGGTCCAGTATATCAATCTGAATGGGAGGGAGTAACACGGATACATGTCCCTGTTAAGAGAAAAGGACCAATTGGTACTATTATTTTTGATCTTAAATCAGTTCTTCATTCACTTCAATACGATGGTGTTTTTTTAACCCTAGGTTACAATACTGCAATGTTTAATTTCCTATATCGTATGAAGGGAAAAAAAAATATTATCAATATGGATGGTATTGAATGGAAGCGGCAAAAGTGGGGAAGACTGGCAAAAATTTGGTTTTGGCTCAATGAGGGGTTGGGTTGTTTTTTTGGGAATGCCCTAATTGCAGATCATCCATGTATAGTCGATCACTTAGCAAAGAGGGCTTCTCGAGAAAAAATTACCATGATTCCATACGGAGGAGATGAAGTTCTTGAAGCTAACGAGAAAATATTAAATCAGTATAGTATAACCAAAAAAAAATATGCTATTTTAATAGCTCGTGCAGAACCTGAAAATTCAATATTTGAACTGGTTAGCGCATTCTCTGCTCAGAAGCGAGGGATTAATTTCGTGATTTTAGGTAACTATGATCCTGATGTTAATATTTATCATCAAAAGGTTATTGATGCAGCCAGTGAAGAAGTGTTATTCCTTGGAGCGATTTACGATACTGATAAAATTAGAGCCTTACGTTTTTTTGCTCAATTTTATGTACATGGCCATCAAGTAGGTGGAACTAACCCTTCGCTTGTTGAGGCATTAGGTGCAGGAAACGCCATACTTGCACATAACAATATATTTAATCGGTGGGTTGCAAAGGACGCAGCTATTTATTTCAACGATCTATTATCCTTGGAAAAAGCATTTGAAAAGCTTATTGAGAAAAAATCACTCATAGAAATGCTGGAATCGAAAGCGGCTGAAAATTTTTTGAGATTTAAATGGGATAAAATTTTAGCTGCATATGAACAATTGTTGTTAAGCTTTTTATAG
- a CDS encoding IS30 family transposase gives MNYKQLSLAERYYIEIELKKKVSHNQIAKAIGRSQSTVSREIRRHTGQRGYRNKQADRFALERHADKAKVVKMKGEIKHIVSVCLQNDWSPEQIAGRLREESVVCLHHETVYQYILTDKASGGQLYKHLRHQGKTYRKRYGSAHNPYRDPQS, from the coding sequence ATGAACTACAAACAACTGAGTCTTGCCGAAAGATACTATATCGAAATTGAGCTGAAAAAGAAAGTGTCGCATAATCAGATTGCCAAAGCAATAGGGCGCTCTCAAAGTACTGTTTCTCGGGAGATCCGTCGTCATACAGGCCAAAGGGGATACCGAAATAAACAGGCTGATCGTTTCGCCTTGGAACGGCATGCCGACAAAGCAAAAGTAGTTAAAATGAAAGGAGAAATTAAACACATAGTTTCTGTCTGCCTTCAAAACGACTGGAGTCCTGAGCAAATCGCCGGTCGTCTGCGTGAAGAGAGCGTGGTGTGCCTTCATCATGAAACCGTATATCAGTACATTTTGACCGACAAAGCAAGCGGGGGACAGCTTTACAAACACTTACGTCATCAGGGAAAAACATACCGGAAACGCTACGGATCAGCTCACAACCCGTACAGGGATCCCCAATCGTAG